Sequence from the Gloeocapsopsis dulcis genome:
TCACCGAAATCAACCCAATTCGTTTAGATCAAGTCCGCCGACAAATGCCATCGCTGCAACATAGCGTGTTTCTTTAAGAGGAGCGATCGCTACCCAAATCACCCAAGTAAAAAAACGGGTAGCCCTACGACTACCCGCCCCAAACTCAACAAATCTCTTACACAGAAACTGTCTTCTTAGTTACAGCACTCAATTCGCCCTTAGCGTACTTAGCTGCAAACTCATCCTGAGAGACTTGCTTGATCTTGCTAGCTTGACCAGCAGCCTCAAACTGTTGATAACGGTCTGCACAAACCTTCTGCATATACTTAATCGAAGGCTTAAGGAAGTGACGCGGGTCAAATTCCTTAGCATTTGCTGCCAAAGCTTCGCGCACTGCTGCAGTAATCGCCAAACGGTTATCGGTGTCGATATTTACCTTACGCACACCACTCTTGATACCTTTTTGAATTTCTTCTACAGGTACACCGTAGGTTTCAGGAATAGCACCACCATACTGATTAATGAGTTCTAGCAAATCTTCAGGTACTGAAGAGGAACCATGCATTACCAAGTGAGTATTTGGTAGACGACGGTGAATTTCTTCAATCCGGCTGATTGCTAAGATTTCCCCAGTAGGTTTACGAGTAAACTTGTAAGCACCATGGCTAGTACCGATCGCTACTGCCAATGCATCAACTTGAGTTTGCTCAACAAAATCAACAGCTTGGTCAGGATCAGTTAACAGTTGAGAGTGGTCAAGTTTACCCTCGAAGCCATGACCATCTTCAGCTTCACCCATACCAGTTTCCAAGGAACCCAGACAGCCGAGTTCACCTTCAACACTGACACCGATCGCGTGAGCTACTTTCACGACTTCACGGGTAACATTAACGTTATACTCGTAGCTTGCAGGGGTTTTGGCGTCTGCTTCCAGCGAACCGTCCATCATAACGCTGGTAAAGCCATTTTTCATTGCAGAGTAGCAAGTCGCCGGCTCATTACCATGATCCTGGTGCATGGCAATGGGAATATAAGGATAAGTTTCTACTGCTGCTAGAATCAAGTGACGCAGGAAGTTTTCACCAGCATATTTAC
This genomic interval carries:
- the fba gene encoding class II fructose-bisphosphate aldolase (catalyzes the reversible aldol condensation of dihydroxyacetonephosphate and glyceraldehyde 3-phosphate in the Calvin cycle, glycolysis, and/or gluconeogenesis); amino-acid sequence: MALVPMRLLLDHAAENGYGIPAFNVNNMEQIQAIMQAAKETDSPVILQASRGARKYAGENFLRHLILAAVETYPYIPIAMHQDHGNEPATCYSAMKNGFTSVMMDGSLEADAKTPASYEYNVNVTREVVKVAHAIGVSVEGELGCLGSLETGMGEAEDGHGFEGKLDHSQLLTDPDQAVDFVEQTQVDALAVAIGTSHGAYKFTRKPTGEILAISRIEEIHRRLPNTHLVMHGSSSVPEDLLELINQYGGAIPETYGVPVEEIQKGIKSGVRKVNIDTDNRLAITAAVREALAANAKEFDPRHFLKPSIKYMQKVCADRYQQFEAAGQASKIKQVSQDEFAAKYAKGELSAVTKKTVSV